The nucleotide sequence AGCGCGCAGCCGCCGAGCAGGGCCGCTGCCCAGCAGCGGTCCCGTACCGAGAGCGGGGGCACCCCCAGCGGCGCCCCGGCCGGGGCCGACCGCAGGGCGCGCAGCAGGAAACCGGTGATCGCCACGGCGGCCAGCGCCGAGGTGCCGTACTGGAGCCACTGGAAGAGCGGCACCCCGGCCGCGGTCCGGGCGAGCACCGGGACGAGCTCCGTGCCCCAGCGGTCGTGGTGGGTGAAGGCGTCCCACACCACATGGGTGAGGCCACCGGCCACGGCGGAGACGTACCACCACAGCACCAGGGCCGCCCGTACCCGCGCGCGGGGCGCCCCGCAGCGCAGGAGTGCGGCGGGCCGGCCCTGCCACGACCGGGGCAGCAGTGCCACCAGCGGCTCCCGGACCACCAGCCACACTCCGACCAGCGCCCAGGAGATCAGCACGTCCACGCCGAGCACCCCGGCGAGGGAGTGGGTGACCGTCCCGAACTCCATCGCCTCCGGGCGGACGCTGGCCGCGTAGTAGGTCAGGTCGGGGGCGAAGGAGCCCGCGACGAGCACCGCGGGCACCAGCGGCCCCCGCCCGCTCCCGTCGCGGCGGACGGCGGGCAGTACGGCCGCGGCATGGCTGAGTGTGAACGGCAACAGGTCCTCCCGGAAGGGCCGGCACGGGCCGGGCCGTGATCGCGCCCAGTATGCGTGATGCACCGTCATCGGCCTTGCGGGCGGCGGGAGTCGGCCAAGTCGGGGAATGCGAGGGGACGACGGGTGCCCTGGGGCAGGGGAGTTGACGTAGGGTCGGCCGGGGCCCATCTGTCGTGCACACGGCCAGGTGATCCAGCACACAGGCCGAGGTGCGGCACGCGGGGCAACCACAGCACCAGGTCGACCGTCACATCACAACGAGACAGGCGGAGGCGGACGCCCGAGGCGTCCGGGGGAGGGGTTCACCACATGGCGGCGCACTTCGGCAGGCGACTGCGCAAGGGGGCGGCGACGACCGCGGTGGCCGCTTTGGCGGTCGCGGCACTCTCCGCGTCCGAGGCTCCGGGAGCGACCGGCGCCCCCGAACCCCTCCAGACCAGCGCCGGCCTGAGCACTCCCGTCCCGGAGGCGTCCGCCGACGGCAACGCCACCGGCAACTCGCCGTACTACACGGACCTTCCGCCGCTGGA is from Streptomyces seoulensis and encodes:
- a CDS encoding DUF4184 family protein yields the protein MPFTLSHAAAVLPAVRRDGSGRGPLVPAVLVAGSFAPDLTYYAASVRPEAMEFGTVTHSLAGVLGVDVLISWALVGVWLVVREPLVALLPRSWQGRPAALLRCGAPRARVRAALVLWWYVSAVAGGLTHVVWDAFTHHDRWGTELVPVLARTAAGVPLFQWLQYGTSALAAVAITGFLLRALRSAPAGAPLGVPPLSVRDRCWAAALLGGCALGAAVPRAVRWWAYWGPVARPWELVPTVCFGAGAGLLLGVVLYAGAVRLWRPAGVSGATPASGARSGGEPVSRGAAVGAGRRERDGR